cttccctttcctgcctttctttttggtttagagaagccctttcaatatttcctttaacctgggttttgtgttgctgtattctttaagtttttgtttgttgggaaaaattttttatttccccttctattttaaatgatattctgctggatagagtattctaggttgcatattttttcctttgagcactttaaatatctcttgccattccctcctggcctgtagtgtttctgtagagaaatcagctgatattcttatgggggttcccttgtaggtaacattctgtttttctcttgctgcctttaggatcctctctttatcactaacttttgccatttttattatgatgtgtcttggtgtgggtctgtttgggttcagtttgtttggggccctctgtgcttcttgtatcttgaacccagtatcctttagatttgggaagtttccagcgataatttcttcaaatatattttccatccccttatctttttctactccttctggaattcctattatgcgtagattggcccgctttatattatcccataggtctcttatattgctttccagttttttgattcggttttctgtctgttgaccagattgagtgatttccattattctatcttccatatcactgattcgttcttctgcattattcattctggtttttactgcccttagttcagtttgcatctctgcaaatgaatgttctagtttttcttggctcctccttacattttctagctcctttctgagggtatctgcattactgttcatatcgtctcttaattccttcagtattttcactatttctcttttgaactccaggtctgtcagactgcagagatctgtttcattgttgactgttttaggtgagttctcctgttggtttgactgggggtggtttctcagcttcttcatcttgcttgttgttttctttctcctgagggagttgtactctccgttatcgggcagtgtttgccttgtcactgccgtggaatatttcctgagggctggcgttggtgctcaatcttttttgaggcagtgtggcttttctggagtgttaatggggctaacagtgtttctttgaagcaaaggagggcttcctgagggaaGACAGAACTGGGAGGTCCACatcacgatggtagcagatttcacttggtcatgcagagcttgctctggtgtttttaggctgtggggttcttgcagggggttggcggtgttgggcagctgttcctcaggagtgcagcaccccctgggggctggagcagctatctgggtcgctgagaacctaagaggctcttccctagggcagcccacctcagaaggacagcctgagaatgtaggcggatcttttcacagtccggccgagcttgttgcagcttttctgggctgcaggggctcttccagggggctggtggtgctgagcagctattctgcgggagtggggcaccccctgggggcttgggcgggtagcagggccactggaagcccaagaggctcctccccagggcagcccgactcagaaagaccgtctgagatcttttcccgactcggccaggcttgttgcagcttgtctgggctgcagggggtcctgtctggagctggcagtcctatgcagctggtccactaggtctcagcaccccctgggggcttgggcgggtagcagggccgttggagacccaggaggctcctccccagggcagcccgactcagaaaaaccgtctgagatcttttcccgactcggccaggcttgtttcagcttttctgggctgcagggggtcctgactGGAGCCCTGACAGCTGTCTTTTTAATGTTGTGCTTATTTAATGTCTCTGACCCGCTTCACTGACACCAACATATACCTGTTTTTAAGTTAACCTAACAAAACATCTGCAATGATGGAATTCTTGAGGTAGCACTCAACAAGGTTTCCAACTCAACTCTCTAGATCTGGCTAACAAAAGGACCAAATTATAAATACCTACCGTGCTGACACAACATAACTGGGATATGAGGTCAAAGATGTACAAGACGACACATCTGCAAGCAAGTCCTTCGGCTGCTAAGTGGGAAAGACAATGTATGGATGcaatgtttgtgtcccctcaaaattcaaaCACTGAAATCCTAATACCTGATAAGATGGTATTAATAGTAAGGCCTTTGGTAGGTACTTAATTCTTAAGGGTGAAATCATCATGAGTGAGACTACTGCCTTATACAATAGGCTCCAGAGTCCCTTGCCACCTTGTGAGGATACAACGAGAATTCTGCTATgtggaagagagccctcacctaACCATGcagacttctagtctccagaactctGAGCAATAAATTGCTATTGTTTATAAAGACCCAGTCTGTGGATTCTGTTATAGCAGTCTGAATGGACTTAGACAGACAAGGAAGCCTCTGAACTCACTTTTCTGTCCTTGACCAAAGCAATCCTCCAGGCTTACTAAGCTTAGTTTCTCTGTTAGGAAAGACAACAGAGACAACAAAAGAGATTAACAATTCCCTTACCTGTTTGGAGTACACAGGGATAGAAGGACAGTGCTTTCCCACACCAGGGAACAGTATAACTGGCTCAGCTTGCTTAGAACACTCAGACCCAACTGAGAGCCCCACTGGTTTACGGAGATGGAACGAATTTCACTCTGCAACCAAAGTAAAAAGGAAGGTGATCTTTGGGATGACCTCTGAATAATTACATTCAAAATCAGCTATTTAAGAAGGATAAGGGATtctatttttccttattattttcgGAGTTGTCTACTTCATCCAAATTTCCACATTTAAGATCACAGTTCCACAAGGTATTCTCTTACAATATTTATCTGTCTCTAACATCCCTTCTCATTGCTTTTTTGTAAAGTGAAAAACAGGAGTCACAGGCATCTCCTCTTTTCTAAATCAATTAAGGAGTTTTATAGACTCATTgacactttctaatttttttaggtgCTGAGAGGTCTtgttatttcccttttatttctttacttcaataaataaataaagccctcAAGCTTTgtcatgtaattattttttaaatagttcataactatgcttttcatttaatttgaTCCAAAGAACACACTCCTGTTCAAGGGCATAAAACAGGGCTGCTAAAAATATTAAACCATTAATCTTTAGACTTGATGCTTGACTACTAAAGGTAGTAAATAAAACTGTGAAcactcaaaagcaaacaaaaccccaaaaacttaACTTTCTGGAACACGTAACATGGGCTGCAGTTACAAGGTTTGATATTTGGAAAGTCCTTAGTAATCTGTTAATGCATTTGTAGAAAGAGTAGGAAATAAGGCCAGATGAGCACCCAATTGAGCTTGCCTGCTAAAAGGGGTGACTATATATACCCCTATGATCTCTATGGATGTTATAGATCTATTAATGCCTGTTACTTATCTCAACCTCACAAAACAAATCATATGAGCACTCAACTTCTAATGAAAAAGATACTAAGGGAAAGTGAATCTAGACAGCAACCTGAAGCGTAAACTCAAGTGACCCACCCAAAAAAACTCCTCACCCTTAAACTGTTCTTTTATAGCAACTAGCCTAAGTAGAACTGCTTCTAAGCACACTAAAATGCCAGGTATATGCCCTAGGTATCTCACTGACTTTAAGATAATTCTTACCTGTCCAACTCTGCATGTATGAACAAACATCATGATGTAGGCGTGAGCAGCAGTGAGTGCATGCAGTAGAGGTGTGGCCTGAGCTGATAGGGTAGCATCAGCAACATTGCCTGCACAAGCCAGTTCTCGCAGCAACACTGAGCCCCCAGGGGATTCAATTGGGCGGTGTAAGGGCTCCAAGGAGGAAAGAATGGAGTCCAACTGCAGAAGACCCTCCTGAAGGACTTTGGGTTCATGTGACAGTGTctgaaataacaataataattaaagcaTTAATGTACAATTAACTTCATGTGCATATATCTTGAACAGTCACAATGAAAGAAGTCGAAGACTGGTTTCACTAATTTCAGATGTGGCCATGGTCTCTCACCTGTTAAATGGAGCCAAAATATGAATGCAGTTATCACATACCTTTatgcttcctttaaaaataacatattacgTCTTTAAATGAGACTTTCAAACATGGTCATATTTAAAAGATGGTGATGACCAAATTGGAATATTGTTACAACAAAGACTCTGTGCACTAAGATTAATCTCAAATTTTGCTCAATAGAGAGCAATATTAGGCAAGGTCCCAAAGCATGGAAATGACCCACTATtacaaatgtactttttttttaaaaccacaataagagaCAATTATAGGATAGGCATCAGCTAggtaggtattttctttttctggagacAAGTCAAGGATTATACggcatttgtaatttctttttgaaTCTACAGAAAAATCTTGACAGTAAACACTATTACTTGCCATTCAAAGACAGGAGAATTTATGTGTCTTTcctatggctttatttttttttttttgtcttttggttgttgttgttgttgttgctatttcttgggccgctcccgcggcatatggaggttcccaggctaggggttgaatcggagctgcagccaccagcctacgccagagccacagcaacgcgggatccgagccgcgtctgcaacctacaccacagctcacggcaatgccggatcgttaacccactgagcaagggcaggga
Above is a genomic segment from Sus scrofa isolate TJ Tabasco breed Duroc chromosome X, Sscrofa11.1, whole genome shotgun sequence containing:
- the L1TD1 gene encoding LINE-1 type transposase domain-containing protein 1 — its product is MKKLRNHPQSNQQENSPKTVNNETDLCSLTDLEFKREIVKILKELRDDMNSNADTLRKELENVRRSQEKLEHSFAEMQTELRAVKTRMNNAEERISDMEDRIMEITQSGQQTENRIKKLESNIRDLWDNIKRANLRIIGIPEGVEKDKGMENIFEEIIAGNFPNLKDTGFKIQEAQRAPNKLNPNRPTPRHIIIKMAKVSDKERILKAAREKQNVTYKGTPIRISADFSTETLQARREWQEIFKVLKGKNMQPRILYPAEYHLK